CACGAAGGGCCTTTTCTATGCGCTTGGCCCGGAGGACCTCCCGCTGACTCTCAAAATAGAGGATCACCGAGGCCTTGACAAAGACCGGGGCCCCGCCCTCGGTTTCTAAAGGGATGAGAAAATGTTTTAGGACCAGAGAAAACTCAGTCTTTACCAAGGGAATGCTGGAAGGAGAGGCCTTAGAGACCGGTTTTTCCGGAGAAGGTGGCGGAGACTTGGGAGAAGAAGGGGTTTTCGGGAAAGGATGAAGCAATTTCCAGAGAAAAAAGCCTCCCAAGAGGATACCTACCAAGGAGAGACCGATACCCACCAAGAAAAAAAGGTTTCCCGCCGAAAACCGGGAAGGCTCTTTCTCGGAAGGGGCCTCTTCTTCCTCCCTTTCCAGGGCTCGAATAAGTTTTTCCGGAGAATCCTCTTCGCTCTCCGGTCCCTCTTCCGGCGGGGGAGGGGTCTCCTCTGTGGAGGAAGCCTCCGGGGCAGAGGGGACCTCGGTTTCTTCGAAAGTCTCCCCCGGCATCTCTTCTTTTTTCTCAGGCGGAGAAAGTTTTTCTTCGTCCATGATCAGGACCCAAAGATCTTTTTCAGTTTTTCTTTAAGGGTTTCCGGAGTAAAGGGCTTTACGATGTATTGACTCACCCGGTACTTGGCCGCCTCGATGATATTTTCCTTCTGGGCCTCGGCGGTGACCATGAGAAAGGGGGTATCCTTGAGTTTTTCATCTGCCCGGACCTTTTTCAAAAGCTCAAGCCCGCTCATTTTAGGCATGTTCCAGTCGGAAATAATGAGATCCACCGGCTCTTTCTGAAGGATTTCCCAGGCCGTGGTCCCATCGTCAGCCTCAAGGATATTCTTAAATCCCAGTTGCGTGAGAATATTTTTGATGATCTTCCGCATGGTGGCAAAATCATCCACTACCAGCACCCGCATATTGGTATCTAGCGCCATCTCTTCCCTCCTAGCTCAAAAATTCTCGATAGCTCTCCCCCAATCTTTCCCTTAATTTGCCCCGCAGATGGAGCAGGGCCTTACTGTGGATCTGAGAAATCCGGCTCTCCGTATAACCCATCACCCGGCCGATCTCTTTCATGGTCAGACCTTCGTAATAATAAAGGGTTATAACTAATCTTTCCCTCTCGGGCAATTCCGAAATAGCCTGAGCCAGGGCCTCCGCCAGCTCTTTAAGGCCTAGCTTCTCAAAGGGATCCTCTTGATCCTCAGCGGCCAAAAGATCCTCAAGGTCCAGCCCTTCTTGATCCTCCAATTTCTTTCGCAGGGCCTCGAGGTCCACCAGGGAAAGACCCCGCACCTCGTCCAGAAGCCGGTAATAGTCATCCAGAGAAAGCCCCAACTCCCGGGCCACCTCCTCGTCCTCCGGAGGCCGGCCCAAACGCTGCTCCAGTCGGGTAATGACCTTTTCCAGATGGGCGGCCTTTTCTTTTACGGAACGGGGGGTCCAGTCCAGCTGCCGGAGCTCATCCAGCATGGCCCCCCGGATGCGGAATTCGGCAAAGGTCTTAAACTGGATCTTCCGGGAGGGATCAAACCGGCGGGCCGCCTCGATCAGGCCCAAAATGCCTGCAGAAACGAGATCTTCAGAGTCCAGGGCCGGAGGGAGGCGGCCGGCCAACCGCTGGGCCAGATACTTCACCAGAGGTAAATGCTCAAAGATGAGCTCTTCCGGAGAGCGCGAAAGATATTTCATGAGAGACTGGAGAGGTTTTGCGACCACAAAGCCTCCAGACCTCCCTCTTCTTCGGGTTTCAACTTGAGGAGTTTGTCCCGGATGCGCAGGAGATCCTCTGAGGCCGGGCTTTGCGGAAAGGCCACCACGAAGGGCTCCTGCCTCCTTACCGCCCGGGAAACCGAAGGATCCTCCCTAATCGCCCCTAGATAGGTAAGGCCTACCGGCCCTAAAAAGCGCTCGGCCACCTGGACAATCTGTTGGTAGACCTGCTTGCCCTCCCGAGGGTCCTTCACCAGGTTGACCAAAAGGTAGATCCTCTTGAGCCCGTGTCGGGTATAAAGAAGCTTGATCAGGGCGTAAGCGTCGGCCATGGCCGTGGGCTCAGGCACAGTGATTACTATCCTTTCCTGGGCTACCAAGTTGAAAAAGAGGACGTTGTCCGAGATCCCGGCCCCCAGATCAAAAAGAAAAAAGTCCACCCCTTGAGTGACCTCTTCGAATTGTTCCTTGAGAAGGAGCTTTTCCGAAGGATCCAGGCGGGTAAATTCGGAGACTCCGGAGCTGGCCGGGATAACTTCGAAACCGTAGGGCGTTTTGATCATGATGTCTCGCAGACGACACTCCCCGGCAAAGACATGGCGAATATCCCGTTTAGGGGAAAGACCTAAAAGGACATCGATGTTGGCCAGTCCCAGATCGGCATCAAAGACCACGGTGTGCAAACCCTTTTTCTCCAGAGCGGCCGCGAGATTGGCCACCACATTGGTCTTCCCTACTCCGCCCTTGCCGCTTGAGACCGCCAAAATGCGCATGTCCGCCTCCTGCCCTTATTCTATAGTAAAAATCCGATTTAGGCCACGGAGAAAGACCCTTTCCAGAACGGACCGGGTCCCTTCCTCCCAGTCTTCAGGCACCCGCGGGCCTCCGCTCACAAAGGCCGGGGGAGGGCTCTCCGGCTCAAGGAGAAAGCCTAGAGCCGGCCCAAAGGGCAAACGATCCGTATAAGTAAGAATGGAACCCGCCAGGGGA
This portion of the Thermosulfurimonas marina genome encodes:
- a CDS encoding chemotaxis response regulator CheY; translated protein: MALDTNMRVLVVDDFATMRKIIKNILTQLGFKNILEADDGTTAWEILQKEPVDLIISDWNMPKMSGLELLKKVRADEKLKDTPFLMVTAEAQKENIIEAAKYRVSQYIVKPFTPETLKEKLKKIFGS
- a CDS encoding FliA/WhiG family RNA polymerase sigma factor, whose translation is MKYLSRSPEELIFEHLPLVKYLAQRLAGRLPPALDSEDLVSAGILGLIEAARRFDPSRKIQFKTFAEFRIRGAMLDELRQLDWTPRSVKEKAAHLEKVITRLEQRLGRPPEDEEVARELGLSLDDYYRLLDEVRGLSLVDLEALRKKLEDQEGLDLEDLLAAEDQEDPFEKLGLKELAEALAQAISELPERERLVITLYYYEGLTMKEIGRVMGYTESRISQIHSKALLHLRGKLRERLGESYREFLS
- a CDS encoding MinD/ParA family protein codes for the protein MRILAVSSGKGGVGKTNVVANLAAALEKKGLHTVVFDADLGLANIDVLLGLSPKRDIRHVFAGECRLRDIMIKTPYGFEVIPASSGVSEFTRLDPSEKLLLKEQFEEVTQGVDFFLFDLGAGISDNVLFFNLVAQERIVITVPEPTAMADAYALIKLLYTRHGLKRIYLLVNLVKDPREGKQVYQQIVQVAERFLGPVGLTYLGAIREDPSVSRAVRRQEPFVVAFPQSPASEDLLRIRDKLLKLKPEEEGGLEALWSQNLSSLS